The following coding sequences lie in one Rutidosis leptorrhynchoides isolate AG116_Rl617_1_P2 chromosome 4, CSIRO_AGI_Rlap_v1, whole genome shotgun sequence genomic window:
- the LOC139841197 gene encoding uncharacterized protein translates to MEKDIRSSVKYANTAYEIWNDLKERFAKESAPRAYGLKQTLSTTHQNGTTVPVYYTKLRSLWDEIDCALEVSRFSCSGCKCDIGKKISNLKDKERLYEFLMRLDAQFSVIKT, encoded by the coding sequence ATGGAGAAGGATATACGGTCCAGTGTTAAATATGCTAACACCGCGTACGAAATCTGGAATGATTTAAAAGAGCGCTTTGCCAAAGAAAGTGCACCAAGAGCATACGGACTAAAACAAACTCTCTCAACTACTCATCAAAACGGCACCACGGTGCCTGTTTATTATACAAAACTTCGCAGCTTGTGGGATGAGATTGATTGTGCACTAGAGGTTTCAAGGTTTTCTTGCAGCGGATGTAAATGTGATATAGGGAAGAAAATCAGCAACTTGAAAGATAAAGAAAGACTTTATGAATTCCTAATGAGGCTTGATGCTCAGTTCTCCGTCATCAAAACATAG
- the LOC139841198 gene encoding uncharacterized protein: protein MATACMSTCIANDARVPVRASYVNLYKCPDSDREFVRSVSKNSQGESQGHPRVVDSISCRQLYLRSYTFSRKESLNERTMNCIGRVKEKASIRGKETESTNSGRRRRRRRKKKCTVIMKAKEGSYNALVSIFRRLLSCTTKVDVVD from the coding sequence ATGGCAACTGCTTGCATGTCAACATGCATAGCGAACGATGCCCGTGTCCCGGTTCGTGCATCATATGTTAACCTCTACAAATGTCCTGATTCTGACCGTGAATTCGTTCGGTCAGTTAGTAAAAATAGCCAAGGAGAAAGCCAAGGACACCCTCGTGTTGTCGATAGTATTTCATGTAGGCAACTTTACCTTCGAAGCTACACTTTTTCGAGAAAAGAAAGTTTGAATGAAAGAACTATGAATTGTATTGGACGAGTTAAAGAAAAAGCGTCCATTCGCGGTAAAGAAACAGAGTCCACGAATAGTGGACGGAGGAGGAGGAGAAGAAGGAAGAAGAAGTGTACCGTGATAATGAAGGCGAAAGAAGGTTCGTATAATGCATTGGTTTCGATCTTTCGTAGGTTGCTTTCATGTACTACAAAGGTTGATGTTGTGGATTAA